A genomic window from Purpureocillium takamizusanense chromosome 2, complete sequence includes:
- a CDS encoding Xaa-Pro dipeptidase (MEROPS:MER0001733~COG:E~EggNog:ENOG503NY5A) has protein sequence MRRYDIDEARYVSQLPKYLSLWTSAHRGRTLFALHADQTPAVESGIIDPDTRIDASLLRPAMDRARVIKTDYEVAMVRRANDVSSAGHRKVAQLLLRLATERDVEAVFAAVCTARGARDMAYPVIAGAGENGSILHYGENDQPLTGKQTMVLDAGCEWHGYASDVTRTLPIPGSWTPRAAAIHAIVESMQDQCIAGVRPGARFDHLHMLAEDVAVDGLLRLGILRGDRDDIARAGTIAAFFPHYLGHHVGLEVHDVSGDLPIAAAAQGLGRGLGLDGGKRAMVTPRDSVRMRADKTAGANGVESSTSSRTRGQQELLPNMIVTVEPGIYFCRSYLEGYYLDDPVHSRFIDADVLESYYPVGGVRIEDCILVTRDGYENLTTAPKGRELLDVINGRA, from the exons ATGCGCCGCTACGACATCGATGAGGCCCGCTATGTGAGCCAGCTACCCAAGTATCTCTCGCTCTGGACCTCGGCGCACCGCGGCCGCACCCTCTTTGCCCTCCACGCCGACCAGACGCCGGCGGTCGAAAGCGGCATTATCGACCCCGATACCAGGATCGACGCATCGCTGCTACGCCCAGCCAtggaccgcgcgcgcgtcatcAAGACCGACTACGAGGTGGCTAtggtgcgccgcgccaacgACGTCTCCAGTGCCGGCCACCGCAAGGTcgcccagctgctgctgcgccttgcCACGGAGCGCGACGTTGAGGCtgtcttcgccgccgtctgcaccgcccgcggcgcccgcgacaTGGCCTaccccgtcatcgccggcgccggcgagaacGGCTCCATCCTGCACTACGGCGAAAACGACCAGCCTCTCACCGGCAAGCAGACCATGGTTCTCGACGCCGGCTGCGAGTGGCACGGATATGCCAGCGACGTTACCCGCACCCTGCCCATCCCTGGTTCCTGgacgcctcgcgccgccgccatccacgccatcgtcgagagCATGCAGGACCAGTGCATCGCCGGCGTCCGTCCCGGTGCCCGCTTCGACCACCTCCacatgctcgccgaggacgtggccgtcgacggcttgctgcgcctcggcatcctgcgcggcgaccgcgacgacatTGCCCGCGCCGGtaccatcgccgccttcttcccccaCTACCTCGGCCaccacgtcggcctcgaagTCCACGACGTCTCGGGCGACCTGCCAattgccgctgctgcccagggcctcggccgcggcctcggTCTCGACGGAGGGAAGCGAGCCATGGTCACCCCCCGGGACTCGGTCCGCATGCGCGCCGACAAGACCGCCGGGGCGAACGGCGTCGAGtcatcgacgtcgtcgcggacgCGGGGCcagcaggagctgctgcccaACATGATTGTGACGGTTGAGCCGGGCAT CTACTTTTGCCGCTCGTACCTCGAGGGCTACTATCTCGACGACCCCGTGCACTCGCgcttcatcgacgccgacgtgctcgagAGCTACTACCCTGTCGGTGGCGTGCGCATCGAGGACTGCATCCTGGTGACGCGCGACGGCTACGAGAacctgacgacggcgcccaagggccgcgagctgctcgacgtgaTCAACGGGCGGGCCTAG
- the GIN1 gene encoding Gypsy retrotransposon integrase-like protein 1, variant 2 (EggNog:ENOG503NUPW~COG:B~TransMembrane:2 (o298-322i551-570o)) yields the protein MRDLSAFWPAHLVADADMTRPLALECTYDKPSNRRRNPAPQYIEALESRLQRAETLLRKFMPDVDLADPNLDPAIQQEFHNREHARATSAKMRAVAGELDPNDAKLTTMIDSIGQLDLDDKGGWDFHGTSSGAVFLRRMKDHFRGMMGPASKAPFLPRPERPAGLVALDSPSPGGTPFSTLSQYPDLPPKDVTRKLCYYSLSCATCLVRIIHVPSFYERFDQVYGRPIESLNQEDTHFMGLIYAVIALGCMYDTLDDAKPESGAYKLAIDEGLKYYKAARALLQDLAECRDIVSLQALLFMILFLQATSNLSACYAFVGVALRSALRIGLHRNLQHEKIGAIEQEVRKRVFYVIRQMDIYVSTMLGFPLLLNIDDVDQPYPSEIDDEYITNSGIIPPPPGTPSFFEAFNAQTRLMEVLGKITKYVYPLHGQGQPMLKGDKPAPTYVISYARIKEIETDLQGWFERLPEMWRPSPDGPIEVVRVRHLLRFAYAHVQLVLYRPFLHYISPRLIQANKVDELSYACAAAAISVSRNIVHIGLEIRKQRVLSGPYWFMLYTEFFAVISLVFYVLENPDKPGSAEVLADARAGRQMIADLADKSMSADRVTKALKPLFDQLPDRLDQVRSRPIPTKKRSAAAAKSGSSGQPQRPGLNPGMAVGTPDFLRQRTSSFAGVPYTASTARGSVDSMVQDASFESSFTASMHDIIPMDLSSRATPDSTSTGSSNRHQFQTPTLGAQGLHNPVNKLDALMFPSEDPFAYPNQPMMELGFQPKADGPSVTMAAPGPDPTFFFGGSLDDVGEQLLGQPPPYMMQQQQQQQQQQQQHLGLMGNAYNPHNMLAMHAPQHQPQPAVQQQQQQRPPVQHHSGGVGGFFSSFRRARADRQQERQIEQMFTQQGMQPDWGSFFGSGRGGFQGM from the exons ATGCGCGACTTGTCGGCTTTTTGGCCCGCGCATCTCGTGGCGGATGCTGACATGACGCGCCCCCTCGCTCTAGAATGCACATACGACAAGCCCTCCAACCGCAGGAGAAATCCCGCACCGCAGTATatcgaggccctcgagagcCGCCTTCAGCGTGCCGAGACGCTCCTGCGCAAGTTCATGCCGgacgtcgacctcgccgatCCGAACCTCGATCCCGCAATTCAGCAAGAGTTCCACAACCGCGAACATGCTCGCGCGACCTCCGCCAAGATGCGAGCCGTGGCCGGGGAGCTGGATCCCAACGATGCCAAACTCACCACCATGATCGATTCCATTGGCCAGttggacctcgacgacaagggcggctGGGATTTTCACGGGACATCGTCTGGTGCCGTGTTTTTGAGGAGAATGAAGGACCACTTTCGCGGCATGATGGGACCGGCGTCAAAAGCCCCATTCCTGCCAAGGCCTGAGCGGCCGGCGGGTCTGGTCGCCCTCGActcgccctcccccggcggcaCGCCCTTTTCGACGCTGTCACAGTATCCAGATCTGCCACCAAAGGACGTGACTCGCAAGCTATGCTACTACTCGCTGAGCTGCGCCACGTGTCTCGTCCGCATTATCCACGTCCCTTCCTTTTACGAACGGTTCGACCAAGTGTACGGCCGCCCGATAGAGAGCCTGAACCAAGAGGATACGCATTTCATGGGCCTGATATATGCCGTCATCGCGCTCGGGTGCATGTACGACACTCTGGACGACGCCAAGCCTGAGAGCGGGGCGTATAAGCTGGCCATTGACGAAGG GCTCAAGTATTACAAGGCTGCCAGAGCTCTGCTGCAAGACCTCGCCGAGTGTCGCGATATAGTGTCATTGCAGGCACTGCTTTTCATGATTCTCTTCCTACAAGCCACCTCCAACTTGAGTGCATGCTACGCCTTCGTGGGCGTTGCTCTGCGGTCCGCCCTGCGCATCGGCCTTCACCGGAACCTCCAGCATGAAAAGATCGGCGCCATTGAGCAGGAAGTCCGAAAGAGAGTGTTTTATGTGATTCGACAAATGGACATTTACGTCTCGACCATGCTCGGCTTCCCGCTTCTACTCAACATTGACGATGTCGACCAACCATACCCGAGCGAGATTGATGACGAATACATCACCAACTCGGGCATCATCCCCCCACCCCCGGGGACGCCATCATTCTTCGAAGCCTTCAACGCGCAGACCCGTCTGATGGAAGTCTTGGGGAAAATCACGAAATACGTCTACCCGCTGCACGGCCAGGGCCAACCGATGCTCAAGGGAGACAAGCCTGCGCCCACATACGTCATCAGCTACGCCCGTATCAAGGAGATCGAGACGGATCTCCAAGGCTGGTTCGAGAGGCTTCCCGAGATGTGGCGGCCCAGCCCTGATGGCCCCATTGAAGTTGTCCG GGTCCGTCATCTGCTTCGGTTTGCGTACGCACACGTGCAGCTTGTGCTGTACCGGCCATTTCTTCACTACATCTCTCCCCGCCTCATTCAGGCAAACAAGGTTGACGAGCTGTCATAcgcatgcgccgccgccgccatcagcgTGTCGCGCAACATTGTTCACATTGGCCTTGAGATCCGGAAGCAACGGGTTCTCAGCGGGCCGTACTGGTTCATGCTCTACACGGAATTCTTTGCCGTCATTTCACTCGTGTTCTATGTCCTGGAAAACCCAGATAAGCCTGGTTCGGCCGAGGTGCTGGCTGATGCTCGCGCGGGACGGCAGATGATTGCCGACCTGGCAGACAAGAGCATGTCGGCCGACCGGGTTACGAAAGCCCTCAAG CCCCTCTTCGACCAGTTGCCGGACCGGCTGGACCAGGTCCGTTCGCGCCCGATACCGACGAAAAAGagatcggcggcggcggccaagtcTGGATCCTCTGGCCAGCCGCAGCGACCCGGGCTCAATCCCGGCATGGCTGTGGGAACGCCAGATTTTCTGCGGCAACGCACGAGCAGCTTCGCGGGCGTGCCCTACACAGCGTCGACAGCGCGAGGCTCGGTCGACAGCATGGTTCAAGACGCGAGCTTCGAGTCGAGCTTCACGGCGAGCATGCATGATATTATCCCCATGGACCTGTCGTCGCGTGCCACGCCAGACTCGACGAGCACGGGCAGCTCGAACCGGCACCAGTTCCAGACGCCGACGTTAGGCGCCCAGGGCCTGCACAACCCGGTCAACAAGCTGGACGCACTCATGTTCCCGTCGGAGGACCCGTTTGCGTACCCAAACCAGCCGATGATGGAGCTCGGGTTCCAGCCCAAGGCAGACGGGCCGTCGGTGACAATGGCGGCTCCGGGACCCGACCCGACCTTCTTCTTTGGCGGGTCGCTGGACGACGTTGGCGAACAGCTCTtgggccagccgccgccatacatgatgcagcagcagcagcagcagcagcagcaacagcagcagcacctggGGCTCATGGGCAACGCTTATAACCCGCACAATATGCTCGCGATGCACGCACCGCAACACCAACCGCAGCcggcggtgcagcagcagcagcagcagcgacctCCGGTGCAGCACCACAGCGGCGGAGTGGGGGGCTTCTTCTCGAGCTTccgacgggcgcgggcagaCCGACAGCAGGAGCGGCAGATCGAGCAGATGTTTACGCAGCAGGGCATGCAGCCCGACTGGGGGAGTTTCTTTGGTTCCGGACGGGGCGGATTTCAAGGGATGTGA
- a CDS encoding Xaa-Pro dipeptidase (MEROPS:MER0001733~COG:E~EggNog:ENOG503NY5A) yields MAAAELDYDLILEHEFDALCLDVMPRSAANNSSSTKPVKYPAKLHARRVATELGCDSGLVYLPGMPERPLEDSDQPQQFRQRRYFLYVAGANFPDCHVTYDIAADRLILWIPYVEPREVLWYGSKPSAAECMRRYDIDEARYVSQLPKYLSLWTSAHRGRTLFALHADQTPAVESGIIDPDTRIDASLLRPAMDRARVIKTDYEVAMVRRANDVSSAGHRKVAQLLLRLATERDVEAVFAAVCTARGARDMAYPVIAGAGENGSILHYGENDQPLTGKQTMVLDAGCEWHGYASDVTRTLPIPGSWTPRAAAIHAIVESMQDQCIAGVRPGARFDHLHMLAEDVAVDGLLRLGILRGDRDDIARAGTIAAFFPHYLGHHVGLEVHDVSGDLPIAAAAQGLGRGLGLDGGKRAMVTPRDSVRMRADKTAGANGVESSTSSRTRGQQELLPNMIVTVEPGIYFCRSYLEGYYLDDPVHSRFIDADVLESYYPVGGVRIEDCILVTRDGYENLTTAPKGRELLDVINGRA; encoded by the exons atggccgccgctgagctCGACTACGACCTCATTCTAGAGCATGAGTTTGACGCGCT CTGCCTCGACGTGATGCCCAGGAGTGCCGCCAATAACAGCTCCTCCACCAAGCCCGTCAAGTATCCTG CCAAGCTCCATGCCCGTCGTGTTGCCACCGAGCTTGGCTGCGATTCGGGGCTCGTCTACCTGCCGGGCATGCCCGAGCGACCTCTCGAGGACTCGGATCAGCCGCAGCAGTTTCGCCAACGCCGATA CTTCCTATACGTGGCCGGTGCTAACTTCCCCGACTGCCACGTCACGtacgacatcgccgccgaccgcctcATTCTCTGGATCCCCTACGTCGAGCCGCGCGAGGTGCTATGGTACGGCTCCaagccctccgccgccgagtgcATGCGCCGCTACGACATCGATGAGGCCCGCTATGTGAGCCAGCTACCCAAGTATCTCTCGCTCTGGACCTCGGCGCACCGCGGCCGCACCCTCTTTGCCCTCCACGCCGACCAGACGCCGGCGGTCGAAAGCGGCATTATCGACCCCGATACCAGGATCGACGCATCGCTGCTACGCCCAGCCAtggaccgcgcgcgcgtcatcAAGACCGACTACGAGGTGGCTAtggtgcgccgcgccaacgACGTCTCCAGTGCCGGCCACCGCAAGGTcgcccagctgctgctgcgccttgcCACGGAGCGCGACGTTGAGGCtgtcttcgccgccgtctgcaccgcccgcggcgcccgcgacaTGGCCTaccccgtcatcgccggcgccggcgagaacGGCTCCATCCTGCACTACGGCGAAAACGACCAGCCTCTCACCGGCAAGCAGACCATGGTTCTCGACGCCGGCTGCGAGTGGCACGGATATGCCAGCGACGTTACCCGCACCCTGCCCATCCCTGGTTCCTGgacgcctcgcgccgccgccatccacgccatcgtcgagagCATGCAGGACCAGTGCATCGCCGGCGTCCGTCCCGGTGCCCGCTTCGACCACCTCCacatgctcgccgaggacgtggccgtcgacggcttgctgcgcctcggcatcctgcgcggcgaccgcgacgacatTGCCCGCGCCGGtaccatcgccgccttcttcccccaCTACCTCGGCCaccacgtcggcctcgaagTCCACGACGTCTCGGGCGACCTGCCAattgccgctgctgcccagggcctcggccgcggcctcggTCTCGACGGAGGGAAGCGAGCCATGGTCACCCCCCGGGACTCGGTCCGCATGCGCGCCGACAAGACCGCCGGGGCGAACGGCGTCGAGtcatcgacgtcgtcgcggacgCGGGGCcagcaggagctgctgcccaACATGATTGTGACGGTTGAGCCGGGCAT CTACTTTTGCCGCTCGTACCTCGAGGGCTACTATCTCGACGACCCCGTGCACTCGCgcttcatcgacgccgacgtgctcgagAGCTACTACCCTGTCGGTGGCGTGCGCATCGAGGACTGCATCCTGGTGACGCGCGACGGCTACGAGAacctgacgacggcgcccaagggccgcgagctgctcgacgtgaTCAACGGGCGGGCCTAG
- the GIN1 gene encoding Gypsy retrotransposon integrase-like protein 1 (EggNog:ENOG503NUPW~TransMembrane:2 (o356-380i609-628o)~COG:B), whose product MSAEMSEDEAGPLSVGDWQLPDAPSPADSIKSDTELDTADPNAPSQPIQKRRRVTRACDECRRKKIKCDGKQPCTHCSVYSYECTYDKPSNRRRNPAPQYIEALESRLQRAETLLRKFMPDVDLADPNLDPAIQQEFHNREHARATSAKMRAVAGELDPNDAKLTTMIDSIGQLDLDDKGGWDFHGTSSGAVFLRRMKDHFRGMMGPASKAPFLPRPERPAGLVALDSPSPGGTPFSTLSQYPDLPPKDVTRKLCYYSLSCATCLVRIIHVPSFYERFDQVYGRPIESLNQEDTHFMGLIYAVIALGCMYDTLDDAKPESGAYKLAIDEGLKYYKAARALLQDLAECRDIVSLQALLFMILFLQATSNLSACYAFVGVALRSALRIGLHRNLQHEKIGAIEQEVRKRVFYVIRQMDIYVSTMLGFPLLLNIDDVDQPYPSEIDDEYITNSGIIPPPPGTPSFFEAFNAQTRLMEVLGKITKYVYPLHGQGQPMLKGDKPAPTYVISYARIKEIETDLQGWFERLPEMWRPSPDGPIEVVRVRHLLRFAYAHVQLVLYRPFLHYISPRLIQANKVDELSYACAAAAISVSRNIVHIGLEIRKQRVLSGPYWFMLYTEFFAVISLVFYVLENPDKPGSAEVLADARAGRQMIADLADKSMSADRVTKALKPLFDQLPDRLDQVRSRPIPTKKRSAAAAKSGSSGQPQRPGLNPGMAVGTPDFLRQRTSSFAGVPYTASTARGSVDSMVQDASFESSFTASMHDIIPMDLSSRATPDSTSTGSSNRHQFQTPTLGAQGLHNPVNKLDALMFPSEDPFAYPNQPMMELGFQPKADGPSVTMAAPGPDPTFFFGGSLDDVGEQLLGQPPPYMMQQQQQQQQQQQQHLGLMGNAYNPHNMLAMHAPQHQPQPAVQQQQQQRPPVQHHSGGVGGFFSSFRRARADRQQERQIEQMFTQQGMQPDWGSFFGSGRGGFQGM is encoded by the exons atgtccgCGGAAATGTCAGAAGACGAAGCAGGACCGCTGTCGGTTGGCGACTGGCAGCTCCCCGATGCCCCGTCTCCAGCCGACAGCATCAAGTCCGACACGGAACTCGACACTGCAGATCCCAACGCGCCATCGCAGCCCATTCAGAAGCGACGTCGGGTCACGCGCGCCTGCGATGAATGCCGTCGCAAGAAGATCAAGTGCGACGGAAAGCAGCCCTGCACGCACTGTTCCGTCTATAGTTATG AATGCACATACGACAAGCCCTCCAACCGCAGGAGAAATCCCGCACCGCAGTATatcgaggccctcgagagcCGCCTTCAGCGTGCCGAGACGCTCCTGCGCAAGTTCATGCCGgacgtcgacctcgccgatCCGAACCTCGATCCCGCAATTCAGCAAGAGTTCCACAACCGCGAACATGCTCGCGCGACCTCCGCCAAGATGCGAGCCGTGGCCGGGGAGCTGGATCCCAACGATGCCAAACTCACCACCATGATCGATTCCATTGGCCAGttggacctcgacgacaagggcggctGGGATTTTCACGGGACATCGTCTGGTGCCGTGTTTTTGAGGAGAATGAAGGACCACTTTCGCGGCATGATGGGACCGGCGTCAAAAGCCCCATTCCTGCCAAGGCCTGAGCGGCCGGCGGGTCTGGTCGCCCTCGActcgccctcccccggcggcaCGCCCTTTTCGACGCTGTCACAGTATCCAGATCTGCCACCAAAGGACGTGACTCGCAAGCTATGCTACTACTCGCTGAGCTGCGCCACGTGTCTCGTCCGCATTATCCACGTCCCTTCCTTTTACGAACGGTTCGACCAAGTGTACGGCCGCCCGATAGAGAGCCTGAACCAAGAGGATACGCATTTCATGGGCCTGATATATGCCGTCATCGCGCTCGGGTGCATGTACGACACTCTGGACGACGCCAAGCCTGAGAGCGGGGCGTATAAGCTGGCCATTGACGAAGG GCTCAAGTATTACAAGGCTGCCAGAGCTCTGCTGCAAGACCTCGCCGAGTGTCGCGATATAGTGTCATTGCAGGCACTGCTTTTCATGATTCTCTTCCTACAAGCCACCTCCAACTTGAGTGCATGCTACGCCTTCGTGGGCGTTGCTCTGCGGTCCGCCCTGCGCATCGGCCTTCACCGGAACCTCCAGCATGAAAAGATCGGCGCCATTGAGCAGGAAGTCCGAAAGAGAGTGTTTTATGTGATTCGACAAATGGACATTTACGTCTCGACCATGCTCGGCTTCCCGCTTCTACTCAACATTGACGATGTCGACCAACCATACCCGAGCGAGATTGATGACGAATACATCACCAACTCGGGCATCATCCCCCCACCCCCGGGGACGCCATCATTCTTCGAAGCCTTCAACGCGCAGACCCGTCTGATGGAAGTCTTGGGGAAAATCACGAAATACGTCTACCCGCTGCACGGCCAGGGCCAACCGATGCTCAAGGGAGACAAGCCTGCGCCCACATACGTCATCAGCTACGCCCGTATCAAGGAGATCGAGACGGATCTCCAAGGCTGGTTCGAGAGGCTTCCCGAGATGTGGCGGCCCAGCCCTGATGGCCCCATTGAAGTTGTCCG GGTCCGTCATCTGCTTCGGTTTGCGTACGCACACGTGCAGCTTGTGCTGTACCGGCCATTTCTTCACTACATCTCTCCCCGCCTCATTCAGGCAAACAAGGTTGACGAGCTGTCATAcgcatgcgccgccgccgccatcagcgTGTCGCGCAACATTGTTCACATTGGCCTTGAGATCCGGAAGCAACGGGTTCTCAGCGGGCCGTACTGGTTCATGCTCTACACGGAATTCTTTGCCGTCATTTCACTCGTGTTCTATGTCCTGGAAAACCCAGATAAGCCTGGTTCGGCCGAGGTGCTGGCTGATGCTCGCGCGGGACGGCAGATGATTGCCGACCTGGCAGACAAGAGCATGTCGGCCGACCGGGTTACGAAAGCCCTCAAG CCCCTCTTCGACCAGTTGCCGGACCGGCTGGACCAGGTCCGTTCGCGCCCGATACCGACGAAAAAGagatcggcggcggcggccaagtcTGGATCCTCTGGCCAGCCGCAGCGACCCGGGCTCAATCCCGGCATGGCTGTGGGAACGCCAGATTTTCTGCGGCAACGCACGAGCAGCTTCGCGGGCGTGCCCTACACAGCGTCGACAGCGCGAGGCTCGGTCGACAGCATGGTTCAAGACGCGAGCTTCGAGTCGAGCTTCACGGCGAGCATGCATGATATTATCCCCATGGACCTGTCGTCGCGTGCCACGCCAGACTCGACGAGCACGGGCAGCTCGAACCGGCACCAGTTCCAGACGCCGACGTTAGGCGCCCAGGGCCTGCACAACCCGGTCAACAAGCTGGACGCACTCATGTTCCCGTCGGAGGACCCGTTTGCGTACCCAAACCAGCCGATGATGGAGCTCGGGTTCCAGCCCAAGGCAGACGGGCCGTCGGTGACAATGGCGGCTCCGGGACCCGACCCGACCTTCTTCTTTGGCGGGTCGCTGGACGACGTTGGCGAACAGCTCTtgggccagccgccgccatacatgatgcagcagcagcagcagcagcagcagcaacagcagcagcacctggGGCTCATGGGCAACGCTTATAACCCGCACAATATGCTCGCGATGCACGCACCGCAACACCAACCGCAGCcggcggtgcagcagcagcagcagcagcgacctCCGGTGCAGCACCACAGCGGCGGAGTGGGGGGCTTCTTCTCGAGCTTccgacgggcgcgggcagaCCGACAGCAGGAGCGGCAGATCGAGCAGATGTTTACGCAGCAGGGCATGCAGCCCGACTGGGGGAGTTTCTTTGGTTCCGGACGGGGCGGATTTCAAGGGATGTGA